One stretch of Ananas comosus cultivar F153 linkage group 6, ASM154086v1, whole genome shotgun sequence DNA includes these proteins:
- the LOC109711894 gene encoding protein WEAK CHLOROPLAST MOVEMENT UNDER BLUE LIGHT 1-like, which translates to MEEHKDEENPLLVSPSPDENIDTNRHHNQPKGSDEATQSAFHDGPAPESCSSRSPKKPGTAGEDATSDASSAQHDFRDAESVQQVFINKLSQGRMRFGDRRSKRSEQGIVGTGVIDTAAPFESVKEAVSKFGGIVDWKAQKAVTVERQKNVRLELEDVEEELPEFKRKSEAAEDAKARVLKELDSTKRLLEELKLNLEKAQTAEAQAKQDSELAVLRVREIEQGVASTESAAARAQLEVAKERHTTAVADLVSVKQELEALRKDYRSLVAERDIAVRKAEYSTAASREIEKTVEDLMLELITMKEVLESAHTAHIEAEEQRINTALAWEEDKIRWDYELKQAEDELTQLNEQLFATNELKSNLEAASALLLNLKAELAAYKEGKTADEERGTEEAQRTIRETLALTTKELEEVKSSIEKAKDEVMCLRVAAVSLNSDLERENAALATLRQKEGLATLSAQSLEAELNRAYTELEFIQTKENEARDKTAELPKELQQAANDADRANSVAQLAREELNKAKEEAELAKAGVSTMENRLNAALKEIEAAKESEKLALASIKTLEESEQAASLEPGSPIGVTLTVEEYYTLSGKAHENEELANKRVISAVEQIKAAKDSEARSLEKLEEAHRKIEESKNALRVAIEKAEQAKEEKLAIEDELRKWREEHEQRRKASGAAQGLAEFPNFASEEETCRVIGPLSPRVNRPRDHIQNAVPELKMRKRSFFPRIVMFLARKKAQSLK; encoded by the exons ATGGAGGAACATAAAGACGAAGAGAATCCACTACTTGTTTCGCCATCCCCTGATGAAAACATCGATACAAATCGGCATCACAACCAACCGAAAGGCTCCGATGAGGCAACTCAAAGTGCTTTTCATGATGGCCCTGCACCGGAATCATGTTCATCGCGGAGTCCGAAGAAACCAGGAACTGCTGGTGAAGATGCCACATCCGACGCATCATCGGCGCAACATGACTTTCGAGATGCGGAGTCGGTCCAGCAGgtgtttataaataaactttcgCAAGGTCGAATGAGATTTGGCGACCGAAGATCAAAGCGTTCCGAGCAGGGCATTGTCGGTACAGGCGTCATCGACACTGCTGCGCCTTTCGAATCTGTTAAGGAAGCTGTAAGCAAATTTGGAGGCATTGTGGATTGGAAAGCCCAGAAGGCCGTTACCGTGGAG AGGCAAAAGAATGTCCGACTAGAACTTGAGGATGTCGAAGAAGAGCTTCCTGAATTCAAGAGAAAATCAGAAGCCGCAGAAGATGCTAAAGCACGAGTACTAAAGGAGCTGGATAGCACCAAAAGGCTCTTGGAGGAGCTCAAACTAAACCTAGAAAAAGCCCAAACCGCGGAAGCCCAGGCAAAGCAAGACTCGGAACTAGCCGTGCTCAGGGTGAGAGAGATCGAACAAGGCGTCGCTAGTACCGAAAGCGCTGCAGCGAGAGCTCAACTCGAGGTCGCCAAGGAAAGACATACTACAGCTGTTGCAGATTTGGTATCGGTAAAACAAGAGCTCGAAGCTCTGCGAAAAGATTATCGTTCTTTAGTTGCTGAAAGGGATATTGCAGTTAGAAAGGCCGAATACTCCACTGCTGCATCAAGGGAGATTGAGAAGACCGTCGAGGATCTTATGTTGGAACTCATTACAATGAAGGAAGTGTTAGAATCTGCACATACTGCGCATATCGAAGCTGAAGAGCAGAGAATTAACACCGCCTTGGCTTGGGAGGAGGATAAAATTCGCTGGGACTATGAGCTCAAGCAAGCCGAAGATGAGTTGACACAGCTAAATGAACAGCTTTTTGCGACGAATGAGCTGAAGTCGAACTTAGAGGCAGCTTCTGCTCTGCTGCTCAATCTAAAAGCGGAGCTAGCCGCTTACAAGGAAGGTAAAACAGCAGATGAGGAGCGGGGTACTGAGGAAGCACAGAGAACCATTCGAGAAACTTTAGCTCTAACTACGAAGGAGCTTGAGGAAGTGAAATCTAGCATTGAGAAGGCGAAGGATGAAGTGATGTGCTTACGAGTCGCTGCTGTTTCATTGAATTctgatctagagagagaaaatgcgGCCCTTGCTACTTTGCGGCAGAAGGAAGGATTAGCAACTCTGTCGGCTCAGTCTCTCGAGGCTGAGCTGAACCGTGCCTACACCGAACTTGAGTTCATCCAAACCAAGGAAAATGAAGCGAGAGATAAGACGGCTGAGCTGCCAAAAGAGCTGCAGCAAGCGGCTAATGATGCGGACCGAGCAAACTCGGTTGCTCAGTTAGCAAGAGAGGAACTAAACAAAGCCAAGGAAGAAGCCGAGCTCGCCAAGGCCGGGGTGAGTACAATGGAGAATAGGCTAAATGCCGCGTTGAAGGAAATCGAGGCAGCTAAAGAATCGGAGAAGCTGGCACTTGCATCCATAAAAACACTAGAGGAGAGTGAACAAGCCGCGAGTCTTGAACCTGGCTCCCCTATTGGGGTGACACTTACTGTCGAAGAATACTACACTCTCAGCGGGAAGGCCCATGAAAACGAAGAGCTAGCGAATAAGCGAGTTATCTCGGCCGTAGAGCAAATCAAAGCGGCGAAGGATAGCGAAGCAAGAAGCTTGGAGAAGCTAGAGGAGGCGCATAGAAAAATCGAAGAGAGCAAAAATGCTTTAAGAGTTGCAATAGAGAAGGCCGAGCAGGCTAAGGAAGAGAAATTGGCTATAGAAGATGAGCTGAGGAAGTGGAGGGAAGAGCACGAGCAGCGAAGAAAAGCTAGCGGTGCGGCTCAAGGCTTAGCTGAGTTCCCAAATTTTGCTAGTGAAGAAGAGACCTGCCGCGTCATCGGTCCTCTAAGTCCTAGAGTGAACAGGCCAAGGGATCATATACAAAATGCTGTACCGGAActgaagatgaggaagagatCGTTCTTTCCGCGGATCGTCATGTTCTTAGCCAGAAAAAAGGCGCAGTCCTTGAAGTAA
- the LOC109711417 gene encoding probable fucosyltransferase 7 isoform X2: MDVTEREDATKNAPMWWGVVRRPEVVLAGFVISLLLVVCFSGVGGWSALTFSSQTIEAVKDKDVMAKDKLLGGLLSSEFDEHSCLSRYRAVLYRKTSHHLLSPYLVSKLRKYEALHKKCGPGTPLYKKSLEQLKHNHSTELECNYVFWSPIAGLGNRMLTVTSIFLYALLTNRVLLIDQPNDMVDVFCEPFPGTSWVLPDDFPIKNMWSFHHRTEESYGVMLEKGLIRNDPNVPKESLPSYVYAHLPHDYNTMSHRLFFCDEDQLVLRKVNWLLIRSDNYFAPGLFMIQQYEDELRRMFPFKETVFHHLGRYLFHPSNTVWGLITRYYDSYLAKADERVGVQIRTFFWTRLSSDDLFEEIIRCAQNEKLLPPVNRTESQPSDTEKRRISKATLVVSLHYNYYEKMKSMYYEHSTTTGEIVSVYQPTHEGNQQTEKQSHNQKALAEIWLLSFCDELITTSVSTFGYVSNGLAGLKPLYLAMSAEIDKVPDPPCRRAVSMEPCFHSPPNFDCRTKKDADTGMLVPHVRHCADVNDGVKLVD; this comes from the exons ATGGACGTGACGGAGCGCGAGGACGCGACGAAGAACGCGCCCATGTGGTGGGGAGTCGTGCGGCGGCCCGAGGTGGTGCTCGCCGGCTTCGTGATAAGCCTGCTTCTCGTGGTGTGCTTCTCTGGTGTTGGCGGGTGGAGCGCGCTCACATTTTCGTCTCAGACAATTGAAGCAGTAAAAGATAAAG ATGTCATGGCCAAAGACAAACTTCTTGGTGGATTACTTTCCTCTGAATTCGACGAACACTCCTGTCTGAGTCGGTACCGAGCCGTCCTCTACCGTAAAACATCTCACCATCTACTATCCCCATACCTCGTCTCCAAGTTACGAAAGTACGAAGCCCTCCACAAGAAATGCGGCCCGGGCACTCCACTCTACAAGAAGTCCCTGGAACAGTTGAAGCACAATCACAGCACCGAGCTCGAATGCAACTACGTATTTTGGAGCCCGATTGCAGGCCTAGGGAACAGAATGCTCACTGTCACTTCTATATTTCTCTATGCGTTGCTCACGAATCGTGTCCTCCTGATCGACCAGCCTAATGACATGGTCGACGTCTTCTGCGAGCCGTTCCCTGGCACCTCTTGGGTTCTGCCCGACGATTTCCCTATTAAGAACATGTGGAGCTTTCACCACCGTACCGAAGAGAGTTACGGAGTTATGCTAGAGAAAGGCTTGATCAGAAATGACCCTAACGTTCCGAAGGAGTCGTTGCCTTCGTACGTTTACGCTCATCTTCCACACGATTACAATACGATGTCGCATAGGCTCTTCTTCTGCGACGAGGATCAGTTGGTTCTCAGAAAGGTGAATTGGCTACTGATTCGATCAGATAACTACTTCGCGCCAGGTCTGTTTATGATTCAACAGTACGAAGATGAACTCCGACGGATGTTTCCGTTCAAAGAGACTGTATTCCATCACTTGGGGCGATATCTCTTCCACCCTAGCAACACGGTCTGGGGACTGATCACGCGATACTATGACTCTTATCTAGCCAAGGCTGATGAGAGGGTCGGCGTTCAGATTAGAACTTTCTTCTGGACACGGCTTTCGTCAGACGACCTCTTCGAAGAAATCATCAGATGTGCTCAAAACGAAAAATTATTGCCGCCAGTCAATCGTACCGAATCGCAGCCTTCAGATACTGAAAAACGAAGGATCTCGAAAGCAACTCTAGTGGTCTCATTGCACTACAACTACTACGAGAAAATGAAGAGCATGTACTACGAGCACTCGACTACGACGGGGGAGATTGTGAGTGTGTATCAACCAACGCACGAAGGGAATCAGCAGACGGAGAAGCAATCACACAACCAAAAGGCGTTGGCGGAGATATGGTTGCTGAGCTTCTGCGACGAGCTCATTACGACATCAGTGTCGACGTTTGGGTACGTAAGTAACGGTCTTGCCGGCTTGAAGCCGCTGTACCTGGCAATGAGTGCAGAGATTGACAAGGTTCCTGACCCTCCCTGCCGCCGAGCCGTTTCGATGGAGCCGTGCTTCCATTCCCCGCCAAACTTCGACTGCAGAACGAAAAAGGATGCTGACACAGGGATGTTGGTTCCACATGTGAGGCATTGCGCGGATGTGAACGATGGTGTCAAATTGGTTGATTAG
- the LOC109711417 gene encoding probable fucosyltransferase 7 isoform X1, whose translation MDVTEREDATKNAPMWWGVVRRPEVVLAGFVISLLLVVCFSGVGGWSALTFSSQTIEAVKDKADVMAKDKLLGGLLSSEFDEHSCLSRYRAVLYRKTSHHLLSPYLVSKLRKYEALHKKCGPGTPLYKKSLEQLKHNHSTELECNYVFWSPIAGLGNRMLTVTSIFLYALLTNRVLLIDQPNDMVDVFCEPFPGTSWVLPDDFPIKNMWSFHHRTEESYGVMLEKGLIRNDPNVPKESLPSYVYAHLPHDYNTMSHRLFFCDEDQLVLRKVNWLLIRSDNYFAPGLFMIQQYEDELRRMFPFKETVFHHLGRYLFHPSNTVWGLITRYYDSYLAKADERVGVQIRTFFWTRLSSDDLFEEIIRCAQNEKLLPPVNRTESQPSDTEKRRISKATLVVSLHYNYYEKMKSMYYEHSTTTGEIVSVYQPTHEGNQQTEKQSHNQKALAEIWLLSFCDELITTSVSTFGYVSNGLAGLKPLYLAMSAEIDKVPDPPCRRAVSMEPCFHSPPNFDCRTKKDADTGMLVPHVRHCADVNDGVKLVD comes from the exons ATGGACGTGACGGAGCGCGAGGACGCGACGAAGAACGCGCCCATGTGGTGGGGAGTCGTGCGGCGGCCCGAGGTGGTGCTCGCCGGCTTCGTGATAAGCCTGCTTCTCGTGGTGTGCTTCTCTGGTGTTGGCGGGTGGAGCGCGCTCACATTTTCGTCTCAGACAATTGAAGCAGTAAAAGATAAAG CAGATGTCATGGCCAAAGACAAACTTCTTGGTGGATTACTTTCCTCTGAATTCGACGAACACTCCTGTCTGAGTCGGTACCGAGCCGTCCTCTACCGTAAAACATCTCACCATCTACTATCCCCATACCTCGTCTCCAAGTTACGAAAGTACGAAGCCCTCCACAAGAAATGCGGCCCGGGCACTCCACTCTACAAGAAGTCCCTGGAACAGTTGAAGCACAATCACAGCACCGAGCTCGAATGCAACTACGTATTTTGGAGCCCGATTGCAGGCCTAGGGAACAGAATGCTCACTGTCACTTCTATATTTCTCTATGCGTTGCTCACGAATCGTGTCCTCCTGATCGACCAGCCTAATGACATGGTCGACGTCTTCTGCGAGCCGTTCCCTGGCACCTCTTGGGTTCTGCCCGACGATTTCCCTATTAAGAACATGTGGAGCTTTCACCACCGTACCGAAGAGAGTTACGGAGTTATGCTAGAGAAAGGCTTGATCAGAAATGACCCTAACGTTCCGAAGGAGTCGTTGCCTTCGTACGTTTACGCTCATCTTCCACACGATTACAATACGATGTCGCATAGGCTCTTCTTCTGCGACGAGGATCAGTTGGTTCTCAGAAAGGTGAATTGGCTACTGATTCGATCAGATAACTACTTCGCGCCAGGTCTGTTTATGATTCAACAGTACGAAGATGAACTCCGACGGATGTTTCCGTTCAAAGAGACTGTATTCCATCACTTGGGGCGATATCTCTTCCACCCTAGCAACACGGTCTGGGGACTGATCACGCGATACTATGACTCTTATCTAGCCAAGGCTGATGAGAGGGTCGGCGTTCAGATTAGAACTTTCTTCTGGACACGGCTTTCGTCAGACGACCTCTTCGAAGAAATCATCAGATGTGCTCAAAACGAAAAATTATTGCCGCCAGTCAATCGTACCGAATCGCAGCCTTCAGATACTGAAAAACGAAGGATCTCGAAAGCAACTCTAGTGGTCTCATTGCACTACAACTACTACGAGAAAATGAAGAGCATGTACTACGAGCACTCGACTACGACGGGGGAGATTGTGAGTGTGTATCAACCAACGCACGAAGGGAATCAGCAGACGGAGAAGCAATCACACAACCAAAAGGCGTTGGCGGAGATATGGTTGCTGAGCTTCTGCGACGAGCTCATTACGACATCAGTGTCGACGTTTGGGTACGTAAGTAACGGTCTTGCCGGCTTGAAGCCGCTGTACCTGGCAATGAGTGCAGAGATTGACAAGGTTCCTGACCCTCCCTGCCGCCGAGCCGTTTCGATGGAGCCGTGCTTCCATTCCCCGCCAAACTTCGACTGCAGAACGAAAAAGGATGCTGACACAGGGATGTTGGTTCCACATGTGAGGCATTGCGCGGATGTGAACGATGGTGTCAAATTGGTTGATTAG